The Fodinibius saliphilus genome has a segment encoding these proteins:
- the aat gene encoding leucyl/phenylalanyl-tRNA--protein transferase has translation MISPQELLSAYANGAFPMADSRDDSEAKWYTSSRRGIIPLEQFRVSSNVKRIVRNHHYHVKFDYAFRDVMEGCADRDSTWISHDIVKSYCQLHRLGYAHSVSVYNKKWELVGGQYGVSLGAAFFGESVFGWAKEASKVALYWTHKALKEGGFELWDTQFWTEHLSQFGCVEIPANEYEKRLDSALKKEAVFEAVQVQ, from the coding sequence ATGATTTCCCCCCAAGAACTTCTTAGTGCGTACGCAAATGGTGCTTTCCCTATGGCGGATTCCCGGGATGATTCCGAAGCCAAGTGGTACACATCGAGTAGGCGTGGAATAATTCCTCTGGAACAGTTTAGGGTGTCTTCGAATGTTAAACGAATAGTTCGAAACCACCATTATCATGTTAAGTTTGATTATGCCTTTAGAGATGTAATGGAGGGGTGTGCCGATCGAGATTCAACATGGATTTCGCACGATATCGTTAAATCCTATTGTCAGCTTCATCGCCTCGGATATGCCCATTCAGTGAGTGTATATAATAAAAAATGGGAGCTTGTAGGGGGGCAGTACGGAGTGTCACTGGGGGCTGCCTTTTTTGGTGAATCGGTGTTTGGGTGGGCTAAAGAAGCGTCTAAGGTTGCTCTTTACTGGACACACAAAGCGTTAAAAGAGGGAGGTTTTGAATTATGGGACACCCAGTTCTGGACTGAGCATCTCTCACAATTTGGTTGTGTTGAGATACCGGCTAATGAATACGAAAAGCGACTGGATTCGGCACTTAAGAAAGAAGCAGTATTTGAAGCAGTGCAGGTGCAGTGA
- a CDS encoding anti-sigma factor family protein, with translation MNDQLARSLFMDYLYDEISKSDKTKLETYLDKNPDIREELEQLKQTRTVLQQMPEPDPAQQLLVMELNERPLSHWWTQAKNLWPHSLLGKTVFAAAAGLIFFFFLGSLAQLHIDTSNDGLAISLGYSPTVNQGLSQEEANALIAQIKKENATMLADYADAIDQQNGEQLQQVIAYFEEQRMQDLQLVNKTLSQLQENTNYRINRTNEYLGQVLQTVSYQNEN, from the coding sequence ATGAATGATCAACTTGCCCGATCGCTCTTTATGGATTATCTCTATGATGAGATTTCTAAGAGCGATAAAACAAAACTGGAAACATATCTGGACAAAAATCCTGATATCCGCGAAGAACTGGAACAGCTGAAACAGACTCGTACCGTGCTACAGCAAATGCCGGAACCAGATCCCGCCCAACAACTACTGGTGATGGAACTAAACGAACGCCCGTTAAGCCATTGGTGGACACAAGCCAAAAATTTGTGGCCGCATTCCCTGCTCGGCAAAACGGTTTTTGCAGCCGCCGCAGGGCTCATTTTTTTCTTTTTCTTGGGATCTCTTGCCCAACTCCACATTGATACTTCCAACGACGGACTTGCTATTAGCCTGGGATATTCACCTACGGTTAATCAAGGATTATCACAGGAGGAAGCCAATGCTCTTATTGCTCAAATCAAAAAAGAAAATGCGACAATGTTGGCAGATTATGCCGATGCTATTGACCAGCAAAATGGAGAGCAGCTGCAGCAGGTAATCGCATACTTTGAAGAGCAGCGCATGCAGGATTTACAGCTGGTCAATAAAACGCTAAGCCAGCTTCAAGAAAATACCAACTACCGTATCAACCGTACCAACGAATACCTTGGGCAAGTATTACAAACCGTCAGTTATCAAAACGAAAATTAA
- a CDS encoding enoyl-ACP reductase FabI, which translates to MANQQGYGLLKGKKGLIFGALDDRSIAWRIALACQREGAEFSLSNAPVALRFGELDELAEETGAEVFPCDVSKEEDVKELMEKVKGEHGKIDFMLHAIGMSPNVRKNKGYNELNYQWMQKTLDISAISLHKVIRYADETDLLNDGASILALSYIGAQRIFSKYSDMNDAKALLESIARNYGSRLADRGIRVNTISQAPTKTSAGSGIKGFDGMYTFAEKIAPLGNPSADECADYCVTLFSDLTRKVTMQNLYHDGGFVTAGIDEEMINDLADMYADEDE; encoded by the coding sequence ATGGCTAATCAACAAGGATATGGGTTGCTGAAAGGCAAGAAAGGATTGATTTTTGGTGCGTTGGATGATCGAAGTATCGCATGGCGCATCGCACTGGCATGTCAAAGAGAGGGTGCAGAATTTTCATTATCTAATGCCCCGGTGGCACTGCGCTTTGGTGAATTAGATGAGCTGGCAGAAGAAACGGGCGCAGAAGTATTTCCTTGTGATGTATCAAAAGAGGAAGATGTTAAGGAGTTGATGGAGAAGGTAAAGGGTGAGCATGGGAAGATCGATTTTATGCTCCATGCAATTGGTATGTCTCCGAATGTCCGAAAGAATAAGGGATATAACGAGTTGAACTATCAGTGGATGCAAAAAACGCTCGATATTTCAGCTATTTCTCTCCATAAGGTGATTCGTTATGCTGATGAAACTGACCTCTTGAATGATGGCGCCAGTATTCTAGCACTTTCCTATATAGGGGCTCAGCGTATTTTCTCAAAATATAGTGATATGAATGATGCCAAGGCATTGCTTGAAAGTATCGCCCGTAATTATGGGAGTCGATTAGCTGATCGGGGCATTCGTGTCAATACTATCTCACAGGCTCCTACTAAAACATCGGCCGGTAGCGGAATTAAAGGTTTTGATGGTATGTATACCTTCGCCGAAAAGATTGCACCATTAGGAAATCCATCTGCTGATGAATGTGCCGATTATTGTGTGACCTTATTCTCTGACCTCACACGGAAAGTCACAATGCAGAACCTCTATCATGATGGGGGCTTTGTTACGGCCGGTATTGATGAAGAGATGATTAATGATTTAGCAGATATGTACGCCGATGAGGATGAATAA
- a CDS encoding AI-2E family transporter — protein sequence MAKHPHSWLNERGQLILLGGGVAGLLFLMYLLEHLINPLGYGLLIGIILYPIRKQPVARALLYATFFSAGLWLIYDSGHLLIPFVLAYIIAFIINPLVEMLERRRIPRGAIAGIFTVASLGVLALILFLAIPPLIEQVSKLGSFVYEISNNTETVVEDSGILIVFENLGFDTASIKTKLVTQLNLFTQEFYEGLTSLSSSYVSGLGSIVTVAFLIILMPFLCFFMIRDYEKIGVFVRSLITPSNVSTDYTTEISRIVGSYLRGQFIVVLISAINLSIGFYLVGIPYALVLGIVAGLTNFIPTFGLWFSVTLCTLVGISTGQPWYEYLPGIYIVFGIEQILESGFIVPRVVGRHVGLHPLLVMVSLLLFGFMFGLLGLLIAVPSVALISVFYQQYRKTQKISFLSGSELDSFIQQFDRETQKQKKKKEQEMEKELDSDG from the coding sequence ATGGCAAAACATCCTCATTCGTGGCTTAACGAACGTGGGCAGCTAATTTTATTAGGCGGTGGTGTAGCCGGCCTGCTCTTTTTAATGTACCTGCTTGAACACTTAATCAACCCATTGGGGTACGGACTGTTAATCGGTATTATTCTGTACCCCATTCGGAAGCAGCCGGTAGCACGTGCACTCTTATATGCCACCTTCTTTTCGGCAGGCCTCTGGCTTATTTATGACTCGGGGCACCTCCTTATTCCGTTTGTATTAGCCTATATTATTGCATTTATCATAAATCCACTTGTTGAGATGCTCGAACGTCGGCGCATTCCGCGGGGAGCTATCGCAGGTATCTTTACCGTAGCCAGTCTTGGCGTACTGGCTCTCATTCTCTTTTTAGCGATCCCCCCACTTATTGAACAGGTTTCAAAGCTTGGCTCATTCGTTTATGAAATTTCCAACAATACCGAAACTGTTGTTGAAGACTCAGGCATTTTAATCGTTTTTGAAAACCTTGGTTTTGATACCGCATCGATAAAAACCAAACTTGTTACACAACTTAATCTATTTACCCAAGAATTTTATGAGGGCCTTACTTCCCTTTCATCATCCTATGTTTCAGGACTCGGAAGTATTGTTACGGTAGCATTTCTTATCATACTTATGCCTTTTCTATGCTTTTTTATGATTCGGGATTATGAAAAAATCGGCGTATTTGTACGCTCCCTGATAACTCCCTCCAATGTTTCAACAGATTACACCACAGAAATTAGCCGTATTGTAGGATCATATCTGCGCGGGCAGTTTATAGTAGTACTGATTAGTGCGATAAATCTTAGTATCGGTTTTTACCTTGTAGGCATTCCATACGCCCTGGTGCTAGGAATTGTAGCCGGGCTTACAAATTTCATCCCGACATTTGGCCTATGGTTTAGCGTTACGTTATGTACACTGGTTGGTATTTCCACTGGGCAACCTTGGTACGAGTACCTGCCCGGCATATATATCGTTTTTGGCATCGAACAGATTTTAGAGTCCGGTTTTATTGTACCACGAGTAGTGGGACGGCATGTAGGCCTCCACCCCTTATTGGTAATGGTATCATTGCTATTATTCGGCTTTATGTTTGGACTCTTGGGATTACTTATTGCTGTTCCATCAGTTGCATTAATTTCTGTATTTTACCAGCAATATCGGAAAACACAGAAAATTTCTTTTTTGAGTGGCAGTGAACTGGACTCATTTATCCAACAATTTGACCGAGAAACACAAAAACAGAAAAAGAAAAAAGAACAGGAAATGGAAAAAGAATTGGATTCCGACGGTTAA
- the dxs gene encoding 1-deoxy-D-xylulose-5-phosphate synthase, which produces MEFEEITPGPLLANIDSPEDLKKLDPNQLVEVCDELRDFIVDIVSIHGGHFGASLGVVEMTVALHYVYDTPKDLLLWDVGHQAYGHKILTGRRDNFHTNRKYGGLSGFPKRSESEYDTFGVGHSSTSISAGLGMAVARDLDDSDKKVVSVIGDGAMTAGLAFEAMNNAGVMNSDILVILNDNCMSIDPNVGALKEYLTDITTSKTFNKLRDEIYDMLGHFKSAGDKMRRVASKLEKAVTAAITPGGLFQALGFKYYGPVDGHNVDTMRRHLEDLKDIPGPKLLHAVTVKGKGFAPAEREQTKWHAQSSPFDKITGKTLDPDTAPKPPKYQHVFGEAVVELADKNEDIVGITPAMPSGSSLWPLMDKYPDRAFDVGIAEQHSITFAAGLAAEGKKAFAAIYSTFLQRAYDQVIHDVAIQKLPVVFCIDRAGLVGADGPTHHGAYDISYLRGVPNMIVSSPMNEEELRDMMYTASKYDEAAWAIRYPRGRATGMKIPEGFKAMEIGKGEKLRDGDEIAILSFGPFGNYVMKAANDLAKEGISVGHFNMRFAKPLDTELIKEVCQSYDHIITIEDGTKLGGFGSAVVEFMADKPYHTPTTIMGIPDRIVEHGTQEELHHEVGLDSEGIKKKVREVHEAASLKA; this is translated from the coding sequence ATGGAATTTGAAGAAATAACGCCAGGACCGCTACTTGCCAATATTGACTCTCCAGAAGATCTTAAAAAACTAGACCCCAATCAGCTCGTTGAAGTTTGTGACGAACTTCGGGATTTCATCGTTGATATTGTATCTATCCATGGAGGGCATTTTGGTGCCAGTCTTGGCGTGGTTGAAATGACGGTAGCACTACATTATGTCTATGATACGCCCAAAGATCTTTTATTATGGGATGTTGGACACCAGGCTTATGGGCACAAAATTCTCACTGGTCGCCGCGACAACTTTCATACCAATAGAAAATATGGCGGCCTCTCAGGATTTCCCAAACGTAGCGAAAGCGAATATGATACCTTCGGAGTAGGGCACTCCAGCACCTCTATTTCAGCAGGTCTTGGTATGGCAGTAGCCAGAGACCTTGATGATAGCGACAAAAAAGTAGTTTCGGTTATCGGTGATGGAGCGATGACAGCGGGACTGGCATTTGAAGCAATGAATAACGCAGGGGTTATGAACTCTGACATCTTAGTTATCCTTAATGATAACTGTATGTCTATAGATCCCAATGTTGGAGCACTCAAAGAATATTTAACGGATATCACCACCAGTAAAACATTTAATAAACTGCGTGATGAAATCTATGACATGCTCGGACATTTTAAATCGGCCGGTGACAAGATGCGCAGAGTGGCATCAAAGCTTGAAAAAGCAGTAACGGCTGCCATAACACCGGGAGGGCTTTTCCAAGCCTTAGGCTTTAAATATTATGGACCTGTCGACGGACATAATGTAGATACCATGCGCCGCCACCTCGAAGACCTTAAAGATATACCCGGACCAAAGCTTTTACATGCGGTTACCGTAAAAGGCAAAGGGTTTGCTCCTGCCGAACGTGAACAAACGAAATGGCATGCACAGAGTAGCCCCTTTGACAAAATTACCGGCAAAACTCTGGATCCCGACACAGCCCCAAAACCCCCCAAATATCAGCACGTTTTTGGAGAAGCTGTAGTAGAACTAGCTGATAAAAACGAAGATATTGTCGGTATTACACCGGCTATGCCCAGTGGTTCCAGCTTGTGGCCCTTAATGGATAAATATCCTGACAGAGCATTTGATGTAGGAATTGCCGAACAACACTCTATCACCTTTGCTGCTGGTTTAGCTGCTGAAGGTAAAAAAGCCTTTGCTGCTATCTACTCTACCTTCCTGCAACGAGCTTATGATCAAGTAATACATGATGTGGCTATCCAAAAGTTGCCCGTTGTGTTCTGTATTGACCGTGCCGGCTTGGTTGGTGCCGACGGACCTACCCATCACGGAGCCTATGATATTTCATACCTCCGCGGAGTCCCGAACATGATCGTCTCCTCCCCAATGAATGAAGAAGAGTTACGAGATATGATGTATACCGCCTCAAAATATGATGAGGCCGCATGGGCTATACGTTATCCGAGGGGTAGAGCAACCGGCATGAAGATCCCTGAAGGTTTTAAAGCAATGGAAATTGGGAAAGGCGAAAAACTGCGTGACGGTGATGAGATCGCAATACTCAGCTTTGGTCCCTTTGGCAACTATGTAATGAAAGCAGCCAATGACTTAGCTAAAGAGGGCATCAGTGTGGGACATTTTAACATGCGATTTGCTAAACCTCTGGATACAGAGCTCATCAAAGAAGTCTGCCAAAGCTATGATCATATTATTACCATTGAAGATGGTACTAAGTTAGGCGGTTTTGGAAGTGCAGTCGTAGAATTTATGGCAGACAAACCATATCATACTCCGACTACCATTATGGGTATTCCTGACCGTATTGTAGAACACGGAACACAGGAAGAGCTTCACCACGAAGTGGGCCTTGATTCGGAAGGGATCAAGAAGAAAGTTCGAGAAGTGCATGAAGCTGCTTCTCTGAAAGCATAA
- a CDS encoding zinc-dependent metalloprotease, whose product MKRLASFLYLLLFSVTITIAQDTPTISEKTEGLEKQQGYFTFYWDKAKATLWLEIDKYDTEFLYVNSLTAGVGSNDIGLDRNQLGDSRIVYFERRGPKVLMVQPNYSYRAITDNRKEKQSVRDAFANSVLWGFEVAAEQDGKVLVDMTSFLMRDAHGVSKVLRRNKEGTFSVDESRSAVYRKATMNFPQNTEFEATLTFTGNKPGRQVRSVTPTADAITVRQHHSFVKLPDDNFEPRRFDPRAGYFGISYQDYSTPISESIDKRFITKHRLKKKNPEAEMSEPVEPIVYYLDPGTPEPVRGALLDGARWWNQAFEAAGYKDAFQVKMLPDSAHPMDVRYNMINWVHRSTRGWSYGSSVVDPRTGEIIKGHVLLGSLRVRQDYLLAEGLLSPYKEGARFDDNNPMLEMALARIRQLSAHEIGHTLGLAHNFAASTNDRASVMDYPAPKVEISKDSTLDLSNAYDTGIGEWDKVSVTYGYKDLRALPSEDAALENVIEEAIDNGLLFISDMDARPAGGAHPKAHLWDNGKNAVEQLHHIMKVREIALQNFSESNIPSSTPMAELEDVLVPMYLFHRFQIEGTVKLVGGLDYSYKLRGDNQRGPTPVADSTQRAALDAMLKTLTPDALDMPDRIIELIPPRPLGHYDSRELFNSYTDPAFDPIGAAETAASMSAELLLNVNRAARLVDFEARNTDNLGLGDMLDKIIKYTWQQEVQKGYKGAIQNTINHAVLYEMIKLASNEDAPTQVKAITNLKLEGLREWMKVKAEKGKGNAQRKASLLYGYRILQNFKEKGDSFFPTSPLSPPPGSPIGNGILPNLGCSIN is encoded by the coding sequence ATGAAACGACTGGCATCTTTTTTATATCTATTACTATTCTCGGTAACGATTACTATTGCCCAGGATACACCTACGATAAGTGAAAAAACAGAAGGACTTGAAAAACAGCAGGGCTACTTCACTTTTTACTGGGATAAAGCGAAGGCTACGCTTTGGCTGGAGATCGACAAATATGATACGGAGTTTTTATATGTAAATTCGTTAACAGCGGGGGTTGGATCTAATGACATCGGTTTGGACCGTAACCAGCTTGGAGATAGTCGAATTGTTTATTTTGAGCGTAGAGGACCCAAGGTGCTGATGGTACAACCAAATTATTCATATCGCGCCATAACAGATAATAGGAAAGAAAAGCAGTCGGTGCGTGATGCTTTTGCTAATTCAGTGTTGTGGGGCTTTGAGGTAGCTGCTGAGCAGGATGGAAAGGTATTGGTCGATATGACAAGCTTTTTGATGAGAGATGCCCATGGTGTGAGCAAGGTGCTACGACGCAACAAAGAGGGTACTTTCAGCGTCGATGAGAGTCGTTCTGCTGTTTACCGGAAAGCGACGATGAACTTCCCGCAGAATACAGAGTTTGAAGCTACATTGACTTTTACCGGAAACAAGCCGGGACGCCAGGTACGTTCTGTAACACCTACAGCCGATGCCATTACGGTTCGCCAGCATCATTCTTTTGTTAAGTTACCAGATGATAATTTTGAGCCGCGCCGGTTTGATCCCCGAGCCGGGTATTTTGGCATCAGTTATCAGGATTATAGTACGCCAATTTCAGAATCTATTGATAAGCGGTTTATTACAAAGCATCGATTAAAGAAGAAAAATCCGGAAGCTGAAATGAGTGAACCGGTAGAGCCTATTGTCTATTATTTGGATCCGGGAACGCCCGAACCGGTACGGGGCGCTTTGTTGGATGGGGCTCGTTGGTGGAACCAGGCTTTTGAGGCCGCGGGTTATAAGGATGCTTTCCAGGTTAAGATGCTACCTGACAGTGCTCATCCCATGGATGTGAGGTATAATATGATTAACTGGGTGCATCGTTCAACGCGGGGGTGGTCTTACGGTAGCTCGGTAGTAGATCCGAGAACCGGTGAGATTATAAAGGGACATGTATTGTTGGGATCGCTTCGGGTTCGTCAAGATTATTTGCTGGCTGAAGGGTTGCTTTCGCCTTACAAAGAGGGGGCAAGGTTTGATGATAATAATCCAATGTTGGAGATGGCTTTGGCCCGAATCAGGCAACTTTCGGCACATGAGATAGGCCATACACTGGGGTTGGCTCATAACTTTGCGGCCAGTACAAATGATCGTGCTTCGGTGATGGATTATCCGGCACCTAAAGTTGAAATCAGTAAAGATAGCACGCTGGATCTTTCCAATGCCTATGACACAGGAATAGGAGAGTGGGACAAAGTTTCTGTTACCTATGGCTATAAGGATCTGCGAGCATTGCCAAGTGAAGACGCAGCCCTAGAAAATGTTATAGAGGAGGCTATTGATAATGGGTTGTTGTTTATTTCAGATATGGATGCGCGTCCGGCAGGCGGGGCACACCCTAAAGCTCATCTCTGGGATAATGGGAAGAATGCAGTAGAGCAACTGCATCATATTATGAAGGTAAGAGAAATAGCACTACAGAATTTTTCAGAATCAAATATTCCTTCGAGCACGCCAATGGCAGAGCTCGAAGATGTATTGGTGCCTATGTACCTGTTTCATCGTTTCCAGATTGAGGGTACGGTAAAGCTTGTGGGGGGGCTTGATTACAGTTATAAATTGCGAGGTGATAATCAGAGAGGACCGACGCCCGTAGCAGATTCAACGCAGCGTGCTGCACTTGACGCGATGCTGAAAACATTGACGCCGGATGCTCTGGATATGCCCGATCGTATTATTGAGCTTATCCCACCTCGACCTCTCGGACATTATGATTCCAGGGAGCTTTTTAATAGCTATACTGATCCGGCATTCGATCCTATTGGTGCAGCAGAAACGGCTGCTAGTATGTCGGCCGAGCTACTGCTAAATGTGAATCGGGCCGCTCGCCTGGTAGATTTTGAGGCTCGAAATACAGATAATCTTGGCTTGGGTGATATGCTGGATAAAATTATAAAGTATACGTGGCAACAAGAAGTCCAAAAAGGGTATAAGGGGGCGATCCAGAATACAATCAACCATGCTGTTTTATATGAGATGATTAAATTGGCATCAAATGAAGATGCTCCTACTCAGGTTAAAGCTATTACAAATCTTAAGCTAGAAGGTCTGAGAGAGTGGATGAAGGTGAAGGCAGAGAAAGGCAAGGGCAACGCTCAACGCAAGGCTTCCTTGTTGTATGGATATCGAATATTGCAGAACTTTAAGGAAAAGGGGGACTCGTTTTTTCCAACTTCTCCGTTATCACCTCCACCGGGATCGCCGATCGGAAATGGTATATTACCGAATTTAGGTTGTAGTATTAACTAG
- a CDS encoding serine hydrolase domain-containing protein, with the protein MKLSHHLLLVVFIILCIGITNTITAQEGPPEHVRKAIQSVEHMLKSESDSAIEQFIDESMVLPEMNDRSSVFDHLKNIRQQVPTRWNDINVTPQPEGIQLSIVGYNDSIYIDIALEEDGIHGLRLADPPEPITLSRNNLDETFAKLESEGMAGIAYVQLNGKVFLKKGFGMANKQLEIPNTISTIFGVGSRPIDFTKAAIYLLEQRGNLDQDNTIDHYLNNVPADKASMTLRHLMTGQSGLPDFFHTAEDWDPDLQWIDREKAVNRLLNQQLLFEPGKDRQHSHGAFVLLAALVEKISGQSYFDFLYQNFFEPAEMNHTNEYGKISGHKLTDFAVGAGPQKVGIPNIPPNWGPTSWLIKGSGGMYSNLDNLLKFYDYVRSDALFEAKYRKQFKSPTVNLDGSVRGFELFNIYHPSGNQAYIFLNDPNNTNQVRELFKAMERLILKSEK; encoded by the coding sequence GTGAAACTATCACATCACTTGTTATTGGTTGTATTTATTATTCTTTGTATCGGCATAACGAATACTATTACCGCACAAGAGGGGCCGCCAGAGCATGTTCGGAAAGCCATTCAATCCGTCGAGCATATGCTAAAAAGTGAATCCGATTCAGCAATAGAGCAATTTATTGACGAATCAATGGTTCTGCCAGAAATGAACGATCGCTCTTCTGTTTTTGATCACTTGAAAAATATTCGTCAGCAAGTTCCCACACGATGGAACGACATCAACGTAACTCCTCAACCGGAAGGTATCCAGCTATCTATAGTAGGATATAATGACAGCATTTATATCGACATAGCACTTGAAGAAGATGGAATTCACGGTCTGAGACTTGCTGATCCCCCGGAGCCAATCACCTTAAGCCGAAACAACCTCGATGAAACATTTGCCAAGCTAGAATCCGAAGGAATGGCTGGCATAGCATACGTTCAACTAAATGGCAAAGTCTTTTTAAAGAAAGGATTTGGGATGGCCAATAAGCAACTTGAAATCCCCAACACAATATCAACAATTTTTGGTGTTGGCTCGCGGCCCATCGACTTTACCAAGGCTGCTATCTATTTGTTGGAACAACGAGGAAACCTTGACCAGGATAATACCATCGACCATTATCTCAATAATGTTCCTGCTGATAAAGCCTCAATGACCCTTCGACATTTGATGACGGGACAATCAGGGCTTCCTGACTTTTTCCATACTGCGGAAGATTGGGACCCCGACCTGCAATGGATTGACAGAGAAAAGGCTGTTAATCGACTCCTAAATCAACAACTACTGTTTGAACCGGGCAAAGATCGTCAACATTCTCACGGGGCTTTTGTACTGCTGGCGGCTCTTGTGGAAAAGATATCGGGACAATCCTATTTCGATTTTCTATATCAGAACTTTTTTGAGCCTGCGGAAATGAATCATACTAATGAATATGGCAAAATATCAGGGCATAAACTCACAGACTTTGCCGTAGGTGCAGGTCCCCAAAAAGTGGGAATACCAAACATTCCACCCAACTGGGGGCCAACATCCTGGCTCATAAAAGGGAGTGGCGGCATGTATTCTAACCTCGATAACCTGTTGAAGTTTTACGATTATGTTCGTTCTGATGCATTATTTGAAGCTAAATACCGCAAGCAATTTAAAAGCCCTACCGTAAATTTGGACGGCTCAGTTCGAGGCTTTGAACTCTTTAATATTTACCATCCCTCCGGGAATCAAGCATATATTTTTTTAAATGATCCCAATAATACCAACCAGGTGCGGGAATTATTTAAAGCAATGGAACGACTTATCTTGAAATCCGAAAAGTAA
- a CDS encoding exodeoxyribonuclease VII small subunit, producing the protein MSKKERPSFEEALSRLESVVKELESESISLEKSIKLYEEGIKLSNLCTETLEEAELRIKNVAEQHANDDDNNNE; encoded by the coding sequence ATGAGTAAGAAGGAACGACCAAGCTTCGAAGAGGCTTTATCTAGACTGGAATCAGTGGTAAAAGAGCTTGAAAGTGAATCTATCTCACTGGAAAAATCTATCAAACTGTATGAAGAGGGTATTAAATTGTCTAACCTCTGTACAGAAACACTTGAAGAGGCAGAGTTGCGTATCAAAAATGTAGCTGAGCAACATGCCAATGATGATGATAATAATAATGAATAA
- a CDS encoding RNA polymerase sigma factor gives MTDAQLIHNFRNGDIEAFNTLVNRWQKRIHRFAFRYFSSHDEATEITQKTFIRAYKKLNTLDDADKFPPWIYRIANNLCLDEVKRAGRRRSAPLESLPNHLTAKDFAANPERQVQKEELESILQLALDQLPPKQRIVVIMKEYEGLKFCEIAEILDEPENTVKSRMYYRLTKIRTLFDQWNIELEALRYE, from the coding sequence ATGACTGATGCACAACTGATACATAATTTTCGAAATGGAGATATCGAGGCCTTCAACACTCTCGTTAATCGATGGCAAAAGCGCATTCACCGTTTTGCATTTCGCTATTTTTCGAGTCACGATGAGGCCACTGAAATCACCCAGAAAACATTTATAAGAGCGTATAAAAAACTTAATACGCTTGACGATGCTGACAAATTTCCTCCGTGGATTTATCGCATTGCCAATAATCTCTGTCTCGATGAAGTTAAACGAGCCGGCAGAAGGCGATCAGCTCCGTTGGAGTCATTGCCCAATCATCTTACTGCAAAAGATTTTGCAGCTAACCCAGAACGGCAGGTTCAGAAAGAAGAACTTGAATCGATTTTACAATTGGCACTTGATCAACTGCCGCCCAAGCAACGCATCGTCGTGATCATGAAAGAATATGAGGGACTTAAATTTTGCGAAATTGCAGAAATCCTTGACGAACCGGAAAACACCGTTAAATCACGCATGTACTACAGATTGACCAAAATAAGAACACTTTTTGACCAATGGAATATTGAACTGGAGGCATTACGCTATGAATGA